In Nocardioides marinus, one DNA window encodes the following:
- the rpmB gene encoding 50S ribosomal protein L28, translating to MARVCQVTGAEPGFGHHVSHSHRRTKRRFDVNIQSKRYWVPSLGRHVTLTLSARGIKTVDRRGIEAVVADIRARGGRV from the coding sequence ATGGCACGCGTCTGCCAGGTGACCGGGGCCGAGCCCGGCTTCGGTCACCACGTCTCCCACTCGCACCGCCGCACCAAGCGCCGGTTCGACGTCAACATCCAGTCCAAGCGCTACTGGGTGCCCAGCCTGGGGCGCCACGTCACGCTCACCCTCAGCGCTCGCGGCATCAAGACCGTCGACCGGCGCGGCATCGAGGCGGTCGTCGCCGACATCCGCGCCCGCGGAGGGCGGGTCTGA
- a CDS encoding Fur family transcriptional regulator, with protein MAQPSGARRTTRQQTVVRELVGELDALTSAQDIHQMLRSRGETVGLATVYRTLQTLSETDEVDSVRNESGEVLYRQCSTQHHHHLVCRSCGRAVELTGPVVERWADRAAAEHGFTDVSHTVEIFGLCPDCG; from the coding sequence ATGGCCCAGCCCTCCGGCGCCCGTCGCACCACCCGCCAGCAGACGGTGGTCCGAGAGCTGGTCGGCGAGCTCGACGCCCTCACGAGCGCCCAGGACATCCACCAGATGCTGCGCTCACGGGGAGAGACCGTGGGGCTGGCGACGGTCTACCGCACCCTGCAGACGCTCAGCGAGACCGACGAGGTCGACAGCGTGCGCAACGAGTCCGGCGAGGTGCTGTACCGCCAGTGCAGCACCCAGCACCACCACCACCTCGTGTGCCGCTCCTGTGGACGAGCCGTCGAGCTCACCGGACCGGTGGTCGAGCGGTGGGCCGACCGCGCAGCGGCCGAGCACGGCTTCACCGACGTCTCGCACACGGTCGAGATCTTCGGGCTCTGCCCCGACTGCGGCTGA
- a CDS encoding ABC transporter permease subunit has protein sequence MTWPMARRSRWRTTARVLAVLALLTPLVLPLVLLVLGALDAPGQSPPQTARDLLPDEPGRAGLDAALAMTPLWRQLANTALVTAVAVPVTVLLASSAGFAIGAGRGRSARWLLWLTVLLALVPPVCLWVPRVVLLRWLGLGGETLTVTFTALAATSPLLVLLYALAYRRVPASTLDAARSESLGPVATWWRVAMPQVPGATFAVAALAFAAHWGNVMEPTLLLTDPERKTAALGVRTLAGLEPTLYPVFLSAALVVTIPPLLVFLLAQRRIFALTTSEER, from the coding sequence ATGACCTGGCCGATGGCACGGCGCAGCCGGTGGCGCACGACGGCGCGCGTGCTGGCCGTCCTGGCGCTGCTCACGCCGCTCGTGCTGCCGCTGGTCCTGCTGGTGCTGGGCGCCCTGGACGCCCCCGGACAGTCGCCTCCGCAGACGGCGCGGGACCTGCTGCCCGACGAGCCGGGCCGCGCGGGCCTCGACGCGGCGCTGGCGATGACCCCGCTGTGGCGACAGCTGGCCAACACCGCGCTGGTGACGGCCGTGGCCGTGCCGGTCACGGTGCTGCTGGCCTCCTCGGCCGGCTTCGCGATCGGCGCCGGCCGCGGCCGCTCCGCGCGGTGGCTGCTGTGGCTGACGGTGCTCCTCGCGCTGGTGCCGCCGGTGTGCCTGTGGGTGCCACGGGTGGTGCTGCTGCGCTGGCTGGGGCTGGGTGGGGAGACGCTCACGGTCACCTTCACCGCGCTCGCCGCGACCAGCCCGCTGCTGGTGCTGCTCTACGCGCTGGCCTACCGGCGGGTGCCGGCGAGCACCCTCGACGCCGCGCGCAGCGAGTCGCTCGGGCCGGTCGCGACCTGGTGGCGGGTGGCGATGCCGCAGGTCCCGGGCGCGACCTTCGCGGTGGCCGCGCTCGCCTTCGCCGCCCACTGGGGCAACGTCATGGAGCCGACCCTGCTGCTCACCGACCCGGAGCGGAAGACCGCCGCCCTGGGCGTGCGCACCCTGGCCGGTCTCGAGCCCACGCTCTACCCCGTCTTCCTCAGCGCCGCGCTCGTCGTGACGATCCCGCCGCTGCTGGTTTTCCTGCTCGCCCAACGCCGCATCTTCGCGCTCACCACCTCGGAGGAACGATGA
- a CDS encoding ATP-binding cassette domain-containing protein, with translation MSAPAPSSGPPTLELRAVEVSHGRRRVLHALSLDVRPGELLVVVGPSGSGKTTMLRAAAGLEPVDSGRVLLDGDDITDLAPGQRDLAMVFADLALLPHLDVAANIGFGELARGARRRQVRARVKEVAADFGIADLLGRRVTRLSGGEQQRVALARAALRRPSAYLLDEPLSHLDPVLREEARSQVQVLRSRDGAPVVLVTHDPHEALSMGDRVAVLREGRIVQVGTPEEVYATPADTFVARFVGPLPMNLLSRDDGHVGIRPEHVRLGDDLDARVQRVEHAGTEAVVHTTTERGPVVLRLPWGERPRVGDDVRLGWSPAHLHAFDRDGRRLAR, from the coding sequence GTGTCCGCCCCCGCCCCCTCCTCCGGGCCGCCCACGCTCGAGCTGCGTGCCGTCGAGGTCTCCCACGGCCGTCGCCGGGTGCTGCACGCCCTGTCCCTCGACGTCCGACCCGGAGAGCTGCTCGTCGTGGTCGGGCCCAGCGGCAGCGGGAAGACCACGATGCTGCGCGCCGCGGCCGGCCTCGAGCCCGTCGACTCCGGCCGGGTGCTGCTCGACGGCGACGACATCACCGACCTCGCGCCCGGCCAGCGCGACCTCGCGATGGTCTTCGCCGACCTGGCGCTGCTCCCGCACCTCGACGTCGCCGCCAACATCGGCTTCGGCGAGCTGGCCCGCGGGGCACGCCGCCGGCAGGTGCGCGCCCGCGTCAAGGAGGTCGCCGCCGACTTCGGGATCGCCGACCTGCTGGGACGGCGGGTGACCCGGCTCTCCGGCGGGGAGCAGCAGCGCGTGGCACTGGCCCGGGCCGCGCTGCGCCGCCCCTCGGCCTACCTCCTCGACGAGCCGCTCTCCCACCTCGACCCGGTGCTGCGCGAGGAGGCCCGCTCCCAGGTGCAGGTGCTGCGCTCCCGTGACGGGGCTCCGGTCGTGCTGGTGACCCACGACCCGCACGAGGCGCTGTCGATGGGTGACCGGGTGGCCGTGCTCCGCGAGGGACGCATCGTCCAGGTGGGCACGCCCGAGGAGGTCTACGCGACGCCCGCGGACACCTTCGTGGCCCGCTTCGTCGGGCCGCTGCCGATGAACCTGCTCTCCCGCGACGACGGCCACGTCGGCATCCGCCCCGAGCACGTCCGGCTCGGGGACGACCTCGATGCCCGGGTCCAGCGGGTCGAGCACGCCGGCACCGAGGCGGTCGTGCACACCACCACCGAGCGCGGGCCCGTCGTGCTCCGACTGCCCTGGGGCGAGCGACCCCGGGTGGGGGACGACGTGCGCCTGGGGTGGTCGCCCGCGCACCTGCACGCCTTCGACCGCGACGGGCGGCGGCTGGCCCGATGA
- the rpsR gene encoding 30S ribosomal protein S18: MSSPQRRTAPARPRARKKPLLGPEVTSVDFRDVPLLRTFVSDRGKIRSRRITGVTPQQQRMVTRAIKNAREMALLPYTSR, translated from the coding sequence ATGAGCAGCCCCCAGCGGCGTACCGCACCCGCCCGACCGCGCGCCCGCAAGAAGCCGCTGCTCGGGCCGGAGGTGACCAGCGTGGACTTCAGGGACGTCCCGCTGCTGCGCACCTTCGTCTCCGACCGCGGGAAGATCCGCTCCCGCCGGATCACCGGGGTCACCCCGCAGCAGCAGCGCATGGTCACCCGGGCGATCAAGAACGCCCGCGAGATGGCGCTGCTGCCCTACACCAGCCGCTGA
- a CDS encoding carbohydrate ABC transporter permease, whose translation MTAAAPETEEAAGSPEPRADASAAPRRGVGEPGYGRLGVPYVVGLVLVVGLPLLAGAALGLTEFHGIDRPRFVGLDQVREAFDDDALHRALRATGLLVALVVPTRLLLVLPLALLLAGPPPGRRSRLTGRVARGWGRVAAVAPTVVPESAWALLWLWLLNPVNGPVALALGPGTGLLTEPGPTRLGVAAMVALQLGESFVVLLAARAALPRAVMEAAAMEGASSAYVLRRVTLPLLAPVIGFLVLRDTVLVATAVFVPILVLTDGGPREATTTLPVLLYRQGFLYGDLGYVSAVSVLVLLATVLLVALTVAPVLLLRRLRARER comes from the coding sequence ATGACTGCTGCTGCCCCCGAGACGGAGGAGGCCGCCGGGTCACCCGAGCCCCGCGCCGATGCCTCGGCCGCGCCGCGGCGCGGGGTCGGCGAGCCCGGATACGGCCGGCTCGGGGTGCCGTACGTCGTCGGGCTGGTGCTCGTGGTCGGCCTGCCGCTGCTGGCCGGAGCGGCCCTGGGGCTGACCGAGTTCCACGGGATCGACCGGCCCCGCTTCGTCGGCCTCGACCAGGTGCGCGAGGCGTTCGACGACGACGCGCTGCACCGCGCGCTGCGGGCCACCGGGCTGCTGGTGGCGCTGGTCGTCCCGACCAGGTTGCTGCTCGTCCTGCCCCTGGCCCTGCTGCTGGCCGGCCCGCCGCCCGGCCGACGCTCGCGGTTGACCGGCCGGGTCGCCCGCGGCTGGGGTCGGGTCGCGGCCGTCGCGCCCACCGTCGTACCCGAGTCCGCGTGGGCGCTGCTGTGGCTGTGGCTGCTCAACCCGGTCAACGGGCCGGTCGCGCTGGCGCTGGGCCCCGGCACCGGGCTGCTGACCGAGCCCGGCCCGACGCGGCTCGGCGTCGCGGCGATGGTGGCGCTGCAGCTGGGGGAGTCCTTCGTGGTGCTGCTCGCGGCCCGCGCGGCCCTGCCCCGCGCGGTGATGGAGGCCGCGGCGATGGAGGGGGCCTCGTCGGCGTACGTCCTGCGGAGGGTGACGCTCCCGCTGCTCGCCCCGGTCATCGGGTTCCTGGTCCTGCGCGACACCGTGCTGGTCGCGACGGCGGTGTTCGTGCCGATCCTCGTGCTCACCGACGGCGGTCCGCGCGAGGCGACGACCACGCTGCCCGTGCTGCTCTACCGCCAGGGGTTCCTCTACGGCGACCTCGGCTACGTCAGCGCCGTCTCGGTCCTGGTGCTGCTGGCCACGGTGCTCCTCGTCGCCCTCACCGTGGCGCCCGTGCTCCTGCTGCGGCGGCTGCGCGCCCGGGAGCGGTGA
- the ykgO gene encoding type B 50S ribosomal protein L36 has translation MKVRNSIRSVKNQPGSQVVRRRGRIYVINKRNPRLKTRQG, from the coding sequence GTGAAGGTCCGCAACTCGATCCGTTCGGTCAAGAACCAGCCCGGCTCCCAGGTCGTCCGCCGCCGGGGACGGATCTACGTCATCAACAAGCGCAACCCGCGGCTCAAGACCCGCCAGGGCTGA
- the rpmG gene encoding 50S ribosomal protein L33, producing MAGKGSDVRPIVKLRSTAGTGYTYVTRKNRRNDPDRLVMRKYDPRVRRHVDFKEER from the coding sequence ATGGCGGGCAAGGGCAGCGACGTCCGGCCGATCGTCAAGCTCCGCTCCACCGCGGGCACCGGCTACACCTACGTGACCAGGAAGAACCGCCGGAACGACCCCGACCGCCTCGTGATGAGGAAGTACGACCCCCGCGTGCGTCGGCACGTCGACTTCAAGGAGGAGCGCTGA
- a CDS encoding ABC transporter substrate-binding protein produces MTTRPRSLASRRPAPVRLAALGLLVPLALAGCSSEDAGPGEGSGDAPTASLTFQVAGDPEETAVYEAIATAYNDTDPATTVEVVAVPSKGDHLALLQTSFAAGDAPEVFLLNYREYAPFVRRGALTPVAGLLERRDIDLVDYYEPPVDAFTLDGTLQCMPQNVSSLVVYVNTALFAQAGIDLPVDGWEFQDFVAAAQALASEDVDGVYVEPSVIRVAPFAWSDGAEITDDPEEPTRLTLDDKDTRQVVGLLASLQTSGLMPTEEELAAKDADTRFMDGELAMILSSRKSVPLYREAPTLDFDVAPLPTLGEPATILHSDAYCLSSQAEDASAAADFIAFAVGPQGQSIAALGGRTVPSLISVAESGAFLNDTVEPAHSEVFLEAVEGMRATPVLAGWPQVEDLAEEYLTRIWYDATTTKQIDELIDELDERTRPLFEED; encoded by the coding sequence ATGACCACCCGCCCGCGATCCCTCGCGTCCCGGCGCCCCGCACCGGTCCGGCTGGCCGCCCTCGGCCTGCTCGTGCCGCTGGCGCTGGCCGGCTGCAGCTCCGAGGACGCCGGCCCGGGGGAGGGGTCCGGTGACGCCCCCACCGCCTCGCTGACCTTCCAGGTGGCGGGCGACCCCGAGGAGACGGCGGTCTACGAGGCGATCGCGACGGCGTACAACGACACCGACCCGGCCACGACCGTCGAGGTCGTGGCGGTCCCCAGCAAGGGCGACCACCTCGCGCTGCTGCAGACCTCGTTCGCGGCCGGTGACGCCCCCGAGGTGTTCCTGCTCAACTACCGCGAGTACGCGCCCTTCGTGCGGCGCGGTGCGCTCACGCCCGTGGCGGGCCTGCTCGAGCGCCGCGACATCGACCTCGTCGACTACTACGAGCCGCCGGTCGACGCCTTCACCCTCGACGGCACGCTGCAGTGCATGCCGCAGAACGTCTCCTCGCTCGTGGTCTACGTCAACACCGCGCTGTTCGCGCAGGCCGGCATCGACCTGCCGGTCGACGGCTGGGAGTTCCAGGACTTCGTGGCCGCCGCCCAGGCGCTGGCCAGCGAGGACGTCGACGGCGTCTACGTCGAGCCGTCGGTGATCCGGGTCGCGCCGTTCGCGTGGTCCGACGGCGCGGAGATCACCGACGACCCTGAGGAGCCCACCCGGCTGACCCTCGACGACAAGGACACCCGGCAGGTCGTCGGGCTGCTGGCCTCGCTGCAGACCAGTGGGCTGATGCCGACCGAGGAGGAGCTGGCGGCCAAGGACGCCGACACCCGCTTCATGGACGGGGAGCTGGCGATGATCCTGTCCAGCCGCAAGAGCGTGCCGCTCTACCGCGAGGCGCCGACCCTCGACTTCGACGTGGCCCCGCTGCCCACCCTCGGCGAGCCGGCCACGATCCTGCACTCCGACGCCTACTGCCTCTCCAGCCAGGCCGAGGACGCCAGCGCCGCCGCCGACTTCATCGCCTTCGCCGTCGGCCCGCAGGGTCAGTCGATCGCCGCGCTCGGCGGCCGGACGGTTCCCTCGCTCATCTCGGTCGCCGAGTCCGGTGCGTTCCTCAACGACACCGTCGAGCCCGCGCACTCCGAGGTGTTCCTCGAGGCCGTCGAGGGCATGCGTGCCACGCCCGTGCTGGCCGGGTGGCCGCAGGTCGAGGATCTCGCGGAGGAGTACCTCACGCGGATCTGGTACGACGCCACCACCACGAAGCAGATCGACGAGCTGATCGACGAGCTCGACGAGCGCACCCGCCCGCTGTTCGAGGAGGACTGA
- the rpmF gene encoding 50S ribosomal protein L32, with protein MAVPKRRTSRSNTRHRRSQWKASTPGLVPVVVAGETCLVPRRLVRAVQRGYVTPWTGSATAAGTGMRTGAGR; from the coding sequence GTGGCCGTCCCCAAGCGCCGCACCTCTCGCAGCAACACCCGACACCGTCGATCGCAGTGGAAGGCGAGCACCCCCGGCCTCGTGCCCGTGGTCGTCGCCGGCGAGACCTGCCTGGTCCCGCGCCGCCTCGTCCGCGCCGTCCAACGCGGCTACGTCACGCCCTGGACGGGGTCGGCGACAGCGGCGGGGACCGGGATGCGGACAGGGGCCGGCCGATGA
- a CDS encoding WD40/YVTN/BNR-like repeat-containing protein, giving the protein MALRHRWLAVVTAFALVLAGVLAVMQLRASETRTAAAPIGECAPGFQPVHDALREVRAEMRTEEDFEELREDGEAGEESREAELVREAMRELPMLQGTDPDDWDSLCVVSKRPESLKELNALFDTRAISRLAPFGAYDDGAATAAARQSATLSRASVPGTAGKAKAYGKGPLIVDDENYPQVNGLGLEDNMGRIDDYAWDPKGRRLFAAVGSGGIWRSDNLAASWKDATGNLPTTVTGAVGWTKAKGGTLLALTGEPTFGSSAYTGLGAYWSGNLGKSWKRSKGVPAGALGFAIAVDPTSPKKVYAATQYGLFVSTNAGRSYKNAKLPTGPCAGVTNMSKKPQCALASVVTDVVVVEPGGVNTETEAGTVVASVGWRGGQRTNPDGSVQSPNNGIYRSGNGKPGSFEKLETTGFAAQDAIGRTELGHAVGPEQDHDFLYAIVQDANLLNNGGLLGIDAPEGFSSPLGSTVLNGIYVSDDFGQSWTVMATGTTLAADPTTGSALIGTGTATGYQPGVQGWYNLWVQPDPSRATASGVPTRMAFGLEELWSNDLPQLGQPLDGTTPVHFGVIGKYFGGDSCLLLNVGLPACPTDRDPTDDNSTTHPDQQDGIWILDPEADNGVQLVVGNDGGAYRYRFEEDSDEELDNANWGRGDQKGFQTLLPYWAAMANDGTVWAGLQDNGNLKIDGKTRKQYETYGGDGFFTAVDPYDSNISYEEYTNAAISVTTDGGSSWSSIDPGLTAARFANPFAMDPTNAQHLVTAGREVVETLIGPSTTSGFTDAADADESTSTWVKVFDLGTRTAPGDAAASSSATDPDNSMTAITTRGDATYVGFCGQCDTLNKLVDSGPVFQNGLATNVGGDKRPKAGTSNGWHVAKAKGLPNRYITSIAIDPDRSKTIYVTVGGYTRRWMPPGAAGDTNKAIGKGHLFRSTNGGKSFKDITGNLPDSPATAVTVRKNQLLVGTDVGAFASGPNGKLESKPRFARLKGMPPAPVSSIQLKPDNPNLAVLALFGRGVWTYKFSQKVKVPVVNTGGGGSNAPKLDEVVESFDFEDGAQGWTASGFPGRWAQGSPGHGKGTAEDAGGSAWAAAGPLGYTDLADATLTSPAVDMPKGKGLLQWWMRLDTEGGYDIATLEISQDGGDSWQLLGSYSGGNPDAPGWSKYTAPIAAGGGEVIVRFHFTADEICSNLGGPICSSTSGWDGIRVDDFVLGTAK; this is encoded by the coding sequence GTGGCCCTTCGGCACCGGTGGTTGGCAGTCGTCACAGCGTTCGCGCTGGTCCTCGCAGGCGTGCTGGCGGTGATGCAGCTGCGGGCCTCGGAGACCCGCACCGCCGCCGCCCCGATCGGAGAGTGCGCCCCCGGGTTCCAGCCGGTCCACGACGCGCTGCGCGAGGTGCGGGCCGAGATGCGCACCGAGGAGGACTTCGAGGAGCTGCGCGAGGACGGCGAGGCCGGCGAGGAGTCGCGTGAGGCCGAGCTGGTCCGCGAGGCCATGCGCGAGCTCCCGATGCTCCAGGGCACCGACCCCGACGACTGGGACAGCCTCTGCGTGGTGAGCAAGCGACCCGAGTCGCTCAAGGAGCTCAACGCGCTCTTCGACACCCGCGCCATCTCCCGTCTGGCGCCCTTCGGCGCCTACGACGACGGCGCCGCCACCGCGGCCGCCCGCCAGTCGGCGACGCTGAGCCGTGCGTCGGTCCCCGGCACCGCGGGCAAGGCGAAGGCCTACGGCAAGGGTCCCCTCATCGTCGACGACGAGAACTACCCCCAGGTCAACGGCCTCGGCCTCGAGGACAACATGGGCCGCATCGACGACTACGCCTGGGACCCGAAGGGCCGCCGGCTCTTCGCGGCCGTCGGCAGCGGCGGCATCTGGCGCTCGGACAACCTGGCGGCCTCCTGGAAGGACGCCACGGGCAACCTGCCGACGACGGTCACCGGCGCAGTCGGCTGGACCAAGGCCAAGGGCGGCACCCTGCTGGCACTGACCGGTGAGCCGACCTTCGGCTCCTCGGCCTACACCGGCCTGGGCGCCTACTGGTCCGGCAACCTCGGCAAGTCGTGGAAGCGCAGCAAGGGCGTGCCGGCCGGCGCGCTCGGCTTCGCGATCGCCGTCGACCCGACGTCTCCGAAGAAGGTCTACGCGGCCACCCAGTACGGCCTGTTCGTCTCCACGAACGCCGGCCGCTCCTACAAGAACGCCAAGCTCCCGACCGGCCCCTGCGCCGGTGTCACCAACATGAGCAAGAAGCCGCAGTGCGCCCTGGCCAGCGTCGTCACCGACGTCGTCGTGGTCGAGCCGGGCGGCGTCAACACCGAGACCGAGGCGGGCACGGTCGTGGCCTCGGTCGGCTGGCGCGGCGGGCAGCGCACCAACCCCGACGGCTCGGTCCAGTCGCCCAACAACGGCATCTACCGCAGCGGCAACGGCAAGCCCGGCTCCTTCGAGAAGCTCGAGACCACCGGCTTCGCCGCCCAGGACGCCATCGGTCGCACCGAGCTCGGCCATGCGGTCGGTCCCGAGCAGGACCACGACTTCCTCTACGCGATCGTCCAGGACGCCAACCTGCTCAACAACGGCGGTCTGCTCGGCATCGACGCACCGGAGGGCTTCTCCTCCCCGCTGGGCAGCACGGTGCTCAACGGCATCTACGTCTCCGACGACTTCGGCCAGTCCTGGACCGTGATGGCCACCGGCACGACGCTGGCGGCCGACCCGACCACCGGCTCGGCGCTGATCGGCACCGGTACGGCGACGGGCTACCAGCCCGGCGTCCAGGGCTGGTACAACCTCTGGGTCCAGCCCGACCCCTCGCGTGCGACCGCCTCGGGCGTCCCGACGCGGATGGCCTTCGGGCTCGAGGAGCTGTGGTCCAACGACCTGCCGCAGCTCGGTCAGCCCCTCGACGGCACCACCCCGGTGCACTTCGGGGTCATCGGCAAGTACTTCGGCGGCGACTCGTGCCTGCTGCTCAACGTCGGGCTCCCGGCCTGTCCCACCGACCGCGACCCCACCGACGACAACTCCACCACGCACCCCGACCAGCAGGACGGGATCTGGATCCTCGACCCGGAGGCGGACAACGGCGTGCAGCTCGTCGTCGGCAACGACGGCGGTGCCTACCGCTACCGCTTCGAGGAGGACAGCGACGAGGAGCTGGACAACGCCAACTGGGGCCGCGGTGACCAGAAGGGCTTCCAGACGCTGCTGCCCTACTGGGCCGCGATGGCCAACGACGGCACCGTGTGGGCCGGTCTGCAGGACAACGGCAACCTGAAGATCGACGGCAAGACCCGCAAGCAGTACGAGACCTACGGCGGCGACGGCTTCTTCACCGCCGTGGACCCCTACGACTCCAACATCTCCTACGAGGAGTACACCAACGCCGCGATCTCGGTGACCACCGACGGCGGCTCGAGCTGGTCGAGCATCGACCCGGGGCTGACCGCGGCACGGTTCGCCAACCCCTTCGCGATGGACCCGACCAACGCCCAGCACCTGGTGACGGCCGGTCGTGAGGTGGTGGAGACGCTCATCGGGCCCAGCACCACCTCGGGCTTCACCGACGCCGCGGACGCGGACGAGTCCACCAGCACCTGGGTCAAGGTCTTCGACCTCGGCACCCGCACCGCCCCGGGCGACGCGGCCGCCTCGTCGTCGGCGACCGACCCCGACAACTCGATGACGGCGATCACGACCCGTGGGGACGCGACGTACGTCGGCTTCTGCGGCCAGTGCGACACGCTCAACAAGCTCGTCGACAGCGGGCCGGTCTTCCAGAACGGCCTGGCCACCAACGTCGGCGGCGACAAGCGGCCGAAGGCCGGCACGTCCAACGGGTGGCACGTGGCGAAGGCCAAGGGCCTGCCCAACCGCTACATCACCTCGATCGCCATCGACCCCGACCGGTCCAAGACGATCTACGTGACCGTCGGCGGCTACACCCGTCGCTGGATGCCGCCGGGTGCCGCCGGCGACACCAACAAGGCGATCGGCAAGGGTCACCTCTTCCGCTCGACCAACGGCGGCAAGTCCTTCAAGGACATCACCGGGAACCTGCCCGACAGCCCGGCGACCGCGGTGACCGTGCGCAAGAACCAGCTGCTGGTCGGCACCGACGTCGGCGCCTTCGCCTCCGGCCCGAACGGGAAGTTGGAGTCCAAGCCCCGCTTCGCGCGGCTCAAGGGCATGCCCCCGGCGCCGGTCTCGAGCATCCAGCTCAAGCCCGACAACCCCAACCTGGCCGTGCTCGCGCTCTTCGGTCGCGGTGTGTGGACCTACAAGTTCAGCCAGAAGGTCAAGGTCCCGGTCGTCAACACCGGTGGCGGCGGCTCCAACGCCCCGAAGCTCGACGAGGTCGTGGAGTCCTTCGACTTCGAGGACGGCGCCCAGGGCTGGACCGCCTCGGGCTTCCCGGGCCGCTGGGCCCAGGGCTCGCCGGGCCACGGCAAGGGCACCGCGGAGGACGCGGGCGGCTCCGCCTGGGCCGCTGCGGGACCGCTGGGGTACACCGACCTGGCCGACGCCACGCTGACCTCGCCGGCCGTCGACATGCCCAAGGGCAAGGGCCTGCTGCAGTGGTGGATGCGCCTGGACACCGAGGGCGGCTACGACATCGCGACCCTCGAGATCAGCCAGGACGGGGGCGACTCGTGGCAGCTGCTGGGCTCCTACTCCGGCGGCAACCCCGACGCGCCCGGCTGGTCGAAGTACACGGCGCCCATCGCCGCGGGCGGGGGTGAGGTCATCGTCCGGTTCCACTTCACCGCCGACGAGATCTGCTCCAACCTCGGTGGTCCGATCTGCAGCAGCACCTCGGGCTGGGACGGCATCCGCGTCGACGACTTCGTCCTCGGCACCGCCAAGTAG
- the rpsN gene encoding 30S ribosomal protein S14, with the protein MAKRSKIVANERRTQVVARYAERRAALKQAVRTAATPEERDAAVRALSRLPRDASPVRVRHRDQVDGRPRGYVGKVGLSRINLRTLAHRGELPGITKSSW; encoded by the coding sequence ATGGCCAAGAGGTCCAAGATCGTCGCCAACGAGCGCCGCACGCAGGTCGTCGCGAGGTACGCCGAGCGGCGCGCCGCCCTGAAGCAGGCCGTCCGCACCGCCGCGACCCCCGAGGAACGCGACGCCGCCGTACGGGCGCTGTCGCGGCTGCCCCGGGACGCCAGCCCCGTCCGCGTGCGCCACCGCGACCAGGTCGACGGACGACCCCGCGGCTACGTCGGCAAGGTCGGCCTGTCGCGCATCAACCTGCGCACGCTGGCCCACCGGGGCGAGCTGCCCGGCATCACGAAGTCCTCCTGGTAG
- a CDS encoding ATP-binding protein, protein MKTPTAVHCRADPCSVQRIGSGEGGPVEAGSAGPRHEDAVRAAEALAQSNLRLEESNQSLSDLLGLVGHDLRNPLTVSLGFLSMTELELDDLEQTGVDVSGARAMLGRATEAAHRVESMLASVLEMSRIDYATLRGRGELLDVAETVRRAVTDLTISSAVEIGDLDGLRAVADASHLRQVLGNLLSNADKYGAAPITITGTTVGSTTRVVVADAGAGVPPDFLPRLFERFSRAERESEPGTGLGLHLARRLCRIMGGDLGYLPPEGDQGPRFVVSLAAG, encoded by the coding sequence GTGAAGACCCCTACAGCGGTCCACTGCCGCGCCGATCCGTGCAGCGTGCAACGCATCGGCAGCGGGGAGGGTGGCCCGGTGGAGGCAGGGTCGGCCGGGCCCCGCCACGAGGACGCCGTCCGGGCGGCCGAGGCCCTGGCGCAGAGCAACCTGCGCCTGGAGGAGAGCAACCAGAGCCTCAGCGACCTGTTGGGCCTGGTGGGGCACGACCTGCGCAACCCGCTCACCGTCTCCCTGGGCTTCCTCAGCATGACCGAGCTCGAGCTGGACGACCTGGAGCAGACCGGGGTCGACGTCAGCGGCGCCCGGGCCATGCTCGGGCGGGCCACGGAGGCGGCCCACCGGGTGGAGAGCATGCTGGCCAGCGTGCTCGAGATGAGCCGCATCGACTACGCCACGCTGCGCGGGCGCGGCGAGCTGCTCGACGTCGCCGAGACCGTGCGGCGGGCCGTCACCGACCTCACGATCTCCTCCGCGGTCGAGATCGGCGACCTCGACGGGCTGCGAGCCGTCGCCGACGCCTCGCACCTGCGTCAGGTGCTCGGCAACCTGCTCAGCAACGCCGACAAGTACGGCGCCGCTCCGATCACCATCACCGGCACGACCGTCGGCTCGACGACCCGGGTGGTGGTCGCGGACGCCGGGGCGGGCGTCCCGCCCGACTTCCTGCCCCGACTCTTCGAGCGCTTCAGCCGGGCCGAACGGGAGTCCGAGCCGGGCACCGGCCTGGGCCTGCACCTGGCGCGGCGGCTGTGCCGGATCATGGGCGGCGACCTCGGCTACCTCCCGCCCGAGGGCGACCAGGGCCCGCGCTTCGTGGTCAGCCTGGCCGCGGGCTGA